In the Ctenopharyngodon idella isolate HZGC_01 chromosome 4, HZGC01, whole genome shotgun sequence genome, one interval contains:
- the LOC127510784 gene encoding metalloproteinase inhibitor 3 — translation MKPCLVLVFLLFSLVCLMYQASDACSCAMSHPQEAYCNSDIVIRAKVVGKKLLDDRPFGTMRYTVKQMKMYKGFDKIQHVQYIYTHNSESMCGVKFDINKYQYLITGRVHDGKVYTGLCNFNERWERLSLAQKKGINHRYQLGCNCRIKPCHYLPCFVTSKHECLWTDMLSHFGYPGYQSRNYACIQQKEGYCSWYRGMTTRDKVTINTTDP, via the exons ATGAAGCCTTGTTTGGTGCTCGTGTTCCTTCTGTTCTCTCTCGTCTGTCTGATGTACCAGGCGTCGGACGCGTGTTCATGCGCGATGTCTCATCCACAGGAGGCGTACTGCAACTCCGACATTG tgaTCAGGGCAAAAGTGGTGGGCAAGAAACTCCTGGACGACCGTCCGTTCGGAACCATGCGCTACACGGTCAAACAGATGAAG ATGTACAAGGGCTTCGACAAGATCCAGCATGTGCAGTACATCTACACACACAACTCCGAGAGCATGTGCGGAGTCAAGTTCGACATCAACAAATACCAGTATCTGATCACAG GTCGTGTTCATGACGGGAAGGTTTACACCGGCCTGTGTAACTTCAACGAGCGCTGGGAACGCTTGTCTCTGGCTCAGAAGAAGGGCATCAACCACCGCTATCAGCTGGGCTGCAACTGCAGG ATTAAGCCGTGTCACTACCTGCCCTGCTTCGTGACCTCCAAACACGAGTGCCTGTGGACGGACATGCTGTCCCACTTCGGCTACCCCGGGTATCAGTCCCGCAACTACGCCTGCATCCAGCAGAAGGAGGGCTACTGCAGCTGGTACCGAGGGATGACCACCCGCGACAAAGTGACCATCAACACCACCGACCCCTGA